Proteins co-encoded in one Coregonus clupeaformis isolate EN_2021a chromosome 17, ASM2061545v1, whole genome shotgun sequence genomic window:
- the LOC121586092 gene encoding src-like-adapter — MGNVRTSPVSMPANGDDTNTSSDPSLRNNDTLGVLSDYPSADVSDTLVVLSDYPSADVSVPLFRIGERLRLLAEEGYWWRVCSVQTGYENYIPNNHVAKVYHGWLFEGVPRPKAEELLSLPGNRAGSFMIRESQKGVYTLSVRHRAMVHYRIIRLPNNWYYISPGLTFQCLEDLVNHYSDCADGLCCLLTTPCQAVTNGNLNLASQAPPVVMHNNFDWKDVNSSELTDQPHRYPGNRDSMLSFGLRNTVSSYMSLGDMRKERKRSSWTRRKTRNSVCVPPSHGLSTTALEEEGEYAQAIHLNS, encoded by the exons ATGGGGAATGTCAGGACCAGCCCAGTCTCTATGCCAGCGAATGGAGATGACACCAACACCAGCTCTGACCCCTCTCTGAGAA ACAACGATACCCTGGGAGTCCTGTCTGACTACCCCTCAGCAGACGTCAGTGATACCCTGGTAGTCCTGTCGGACTACCCCTCAGCAGACGTCAGTGTGCCTCTCTTcaggataggagagagactgagactccTGGCAGA GGAGGGTTACTGGTGGAGGGTTTGTTCTGTCCAAACAGGATATGAGAACTACATCCCCAACAACCATGTGGCCAAGGTCTATCACGG CTGGTTGTTTGAAGGGGTGCCCCGACCCAAAGCAGAGGAACTGCTTAGTCTGCCCGGAAACAGAGCTGGCTCCTTCATGATAAGAGAAAGTCAAAAAG GTGTGTATACCCTGTCTGTACGTCACAGGGCTATGGTACACTATCGCATTATCCGCCTTCCCAACAACTGGTACTACATCTCTCCTGGTCTGACCTTCCAGTGTCTGGAGGACCTTGTCAACCACTACTCTG ATTGTGCAGACGGCCTGTGCTGTCTCCTCACCACCCCCTGTCAGGCTGTAACCAATGGCAACCTCAACCTGGCCTCCCAGGCGCCCCCTGTGGTGATGCACAACAATTTCGACTGGAAAGACGTCAACAG TTCGGAGCTGACAGACCAGCCTCATCGTTACCCTGGCAACAGAGACTCTATGCTCAGCTTTGGCTTGCGGAACACAGTCTCCTCCTACATGTCTCTGGGGGAcatgaggaaggagaggaagaggagcagctggacgaggaggaagacgaggaacagtgtgtgtgtgcctcccaGTCACGGACTCAGCACTACAGcactggaagaggagggggagtatGCACAAGCCATCCACCTGAACTCTTAA